The Acidobacteriota bacterium DNA window CCGCCGAGCCCCTCTACTCCGTCCGAGCCAGCTTTCTCACCGCCTTCTTCGGCGGCGTCTTCGCCACCTCGGTCTTCTGCGGCTTGAGCGCCCGGCGGGCGGGGCGGCTGCAAAAGGATCTGTGGATCCTCGTGCTGGCTTCGGTGGCCTGGGCGGTGATTCTGGTGTGGGCGGGCCACGGCATCGTCACCAACAGCCTGCCCGCCTGGCTGAGCGTCGGCGACAGCTCCCAGCGCGGCGTGCGCTACGCCGGCCGCGTCCTGGGGTTGGCCCTCTTCGGCATCATCTACCTGCGCCACCGCTTCATCTATCGGGCCCTGGCTCTGGTCGGGGACGAGCCTCCCAATCCCTGGCGGGCGGCCCTCACCGCCATCGGCGGGAGCATTCTTCTGAGCTTGCTCTTCGTCGGTCTCGGCGTGATGCTGGGGGGCGGGGTGCCGACTTCGTGAGCTCCGTCGAATCCGTCTTCGTCGAGGTCCAGCTGGATCGGCTCCTCGAGCAGCGGCGCTACGCCCAGGCTCGGGAGGTCCTGCAGGAGCTCTTCGCCCAGGATCCCCGCGACCCCGTCGCCCATCGGTGGGCCGCCCGGCTGGCCCTCGCCGAGGGCAGCTCGAGCAAAGCGCGGCACCACCTGCGGCAAGTGCTGAGCCAGGATCCGGCGGATTTCGATGGACGTCATCTGCTCTTCCAGGTGGAGCTCCAAGAGCGCCGCTGGGCGGAGGCGGAGGAAGTGCTCCTGGGGTTGCTGCGGGAAGAGCCGGCGGACCCCGACCTGCTCACCAACTACTCCTGGTTGATGCTCTGCACCGTGCACACGCAGAAGGCGCGGGAGCTCCAGCGGGAGGCGATACGGCGGCAGCCGGACCACCAAGGGGCGCGCATCGTCGGTGCCTTGCTGAGCCTGGTGGAAGGTGCCGGCGGTCAGGCCCGCCGAGAGGCAGCGCAGCTGCTGCGGGAGGATCCCCAGGGGGCGGATCGCCTCGCCACCCTCTTCGCCGTGTTGATCAACGAACGGTGCCATCGCGAGGCCCTGGAGATCGGTCGCGAGCTGTTGCGCCTCGATCCCGGGGACGAGGAGCTGGTGGAAGCCTTGGTGGAGCTGCGGGCCTTGACCCATTGGGTGGCCTGGCCCGCCTACCCCTTCGTGCGCTGGGGCTGGGCCGCCTCGGCGGTGATCTGGGTCGCCGCCATGGTTTCCGTGCGCCTGCTGGCCACGGTGGACACCCGAGCGGCGGCGATCCTCGCCTTCGCCTTCATCGCCTACGTCATCTACTCCTGGACCTTCATGCCCATTCTGCGCCGTTGGCTGCGCTGGAGAGGACTATGAGCGACTCATTCTCCGGAGACGGCTTCTCCAGCGACGGCTCCTCCCCGCGATCCCGTGCCGAGCTGGAGGCCCAACTCCTTCGGGATCCCTTCGACACCCCGACGCGGCGGCGCTACGCCGAAGTTCTGGAGACCGAGGGGGCGTGGTCCGAAAGCGTCGGTCAATGGCGCATCCTGGCGCAGCAGCAGCCCACCGCCGAGGCCTACCTGCGCATGGCCCGAGCTCGCCTGCGGCTGGGGGAGCACCAGCCCGCGGCGGAGGATCTGGCCAGGGCTCGAGCCTGCGACGACTTCGATGAGGAGCACCCCCTGGCGGTGGCGGTGATCCACGAGCTGGAGCCGCCCTCGGCATCGCCGTCCGGTTCGTCAGCCTCGTCCGAAGAGGGTAGGTCCTCGTCGGGGGAGGCCCCCCGCCGGCACCTGCGGGCGGTGGCCAGCGGCCCTGACCGCACCGACGATGGGGCGGTGATCTCCATCGGCGCCACTCCCAAGGTGCGCTTCTCCGACGTGGTGGGCATGGAGGGGCTGAAAAAGCTCCTGCGCTTGCGCATCATCGAGCCCTTCCACCGCCCGGGCCTCTTCCAGCGGTTCAAGAAGAAGAGCGGCGGGGGAGTGCTGCTCTACGGCCCGCCGGGCTGCGGCAAGACCCTCATGGCCCGAGCCATCGCCACCGAATGCGGCGCCCGTTTCACCGCCGTGGGCATCAGCGACATCCTCAGCATGTGGATCGGGGAGAGCGAGCGCAACCTCGCCGGCCTCTTCCAGGGCGCCCGGGAGGCGGCGCCGGCGGTGCTCTTCTTCGACGAGCTCGACGCCTTGGCCTACGCCCGCGGCAAGGCGAGCTC harbors:
- a CDS encoding tetratricopeptide repeat protein, which codes for MSSVESVFVEVQLDRLLEQRRYAQAREVLQELFAQDPRDPVAHRWAARLALAEGSSSKARHHLRQVLSQDPADFDGRHLLFQVELQERRWAEAEEVLLGLLREEPADPDLLTNYSWLMLCTVHTQKARELQREAIRRQPDHQGARIVGALLSLVEGAGGQARREAAQLLREDPQGADRLATLFAVLINERCHREALEIGRELLRLDPGDEELVEALVELRALTHWVAWPAYPFVRWGWAASAVIWVAAMVSVRLLATVDTRAAAILAFAFIAYVIYSWTFMPILRRWLRWRGL
- a CDS encoding ATP-binding protein — encoded protein: MSDSFSGDGFSSDGSSPRSRAELEAQLLRDPFDTPTRRRYAEVLETEGAWSESVGQWRILAQQQPTAEAYLRMARARLRLGEHQPAAEDLARARACDDFDEEHPLAVAVIHELEPPSASPSGSSASSEEGRSSSGEAPRRHLRAVASGPDRTDDGAVISIGATPKVRFSDVVGMEGLKKLLRLRIIEPFHRPGLFQRFKKKSGGGVLLYGPPGCGKTLMARAIATECGARFTAVGISDILSMWIGESERNLAGLFQGAREAAPAVLFFDELDALAYARGKASSDYTRKLVNEFLSQLDGFGGDNEKVLVLGATNMPWDVDEAMKRPGRFDRQIFIPPPDAAARAEMFRAKLRDVPCEPLDFDLLGQKSDNFSGADVDGAIDLAKDLALGDILDSGQERRLTQGDLLTALEELEPSTLEWLKTARNLVKFGGAGAAYKDVEKYLRARRLY